Proteins from one Mesorhizobium sp. M9A.F.Ca.ET.002.03.1.2 genomic window:
- the trbL gene encoding P-type conjugative transfer protein TrbL, whose amino-acid sequence MNDLGVIDRFMETFIRYIDSGFGLLSGDVAFLTTILIGIDITLAGLAWALGEETSVLGRLVRKVLYVGVFAFILNNFKNLADIIYRSFAGLGINASAGNLSADNLLRPGRIAATGFEGAWPMLDQASQLLGFPEIFGNALTIFVLLMAWFLVIIAFFILSIQLFITILEFKLTTLAGFVLVPFALWNRSAFLAERVLGHVISSGIKVMVLAVIVGIGSTLFGEFASALQGKEPDLAAAMSQVLGALALLGLGIFGPGIASGLVSGAPQLGAGAALGTTAAAAGVSLVAGGTAFSGARMATSGGLAAIRAGTTMGSAASTSWQIGRATSPDVGLSGVAAGMHGVTSAAGGAAIRVARSATASVGRNADAGRDAAWTATGGTPTASMTERSAGSATVSAPTWARRLRSEQTARAHRHAAMQAVRDGDRPGGSANPSLNDKDD is encoded by the coding sequence ATGAACGACCTTGGCGTCATCGATCGCTTCATGGAGACCTTCATCCGCTACATCGACAGCGGGTTCGGTCTGCTCTCGGGCGACGTCGCCTTCCTCACTACCATTCTGATCGGCATTGACATCACACTTGCCGGCCTGGCGTGGGCGCTCGGCGAGGAGACCAGCGTTCTCGGCCGGCTTGTCCGCAAGGTGCTCTATGTTGGCGTCTTCGCCTTCATCCTGAACAATTTCAAGAACCTCGCCGATATCATTTATCGTTCTTTTGCCGGTCTCGGGATTAATGCGTCGGCCGGCAATCTGTCGGCAGACAATCTCCTGCGCCCGGGCCGCATTGCCGCGACCGGTTTCGAAGGTGCTTGGCCAATGCTTGACCAAGCCAGTCAGCTCCTGGGCTTCCCGGAAATCTTCGGCAACGCACTGACCATCTTCGTGCTGCTGATGGCCTGGTTCCTGGTCATCATCGCCTTCTTCATCCTTTCCATCCAGCTTTTCATCACTATCCTTGAGTTCAAGCTCACCACGCTGGCAGGTTTTGTTTTGGTTCCATTCGCACTTTGGAACCGTTCAGCGTTCCTGGCCGAACGCGTGCTCGGCCATGTTATCTCGTCAGGCATCAAGGTGATGGTGCTCGCCGTCATTGTCGGCATCGGCTCCACGCTCTTCGGGGAGTTCGCTTCCGCATTGCAAGGCAAGGAGCCGGATCTGGCCGCTGCCATGTCCCAGGTACTGGGCGCACTGGCACTGCTTGGCCTTGGCATTTTTGGGCCGGGGATCGCGTCGGGTCTTGTCTCAGGCGCACCGCAGCTTGGCGCGGGCGCCGCCCTCGGCACGACCGCGGCGGCAGCGGGTGTATCACTCGTTGCTGGAGGCACGGCATTTTCTGGCGCGCGTATGGCAACCAGCGGCGGTCTCGCCGCCATCCGCGCCGGCACAACAATGGGATCGGCTGCTTCCACGTCCTGGCAGATCGGGCGCGCAACCTCGCCCGACGTTGGCCTCTCCGGTGTGGCTGCTGGAATGCATGGTGTAACCAGTGCCGCTGGCGGCGCCGCTATACGCGTAGCGCGATCCGCCACTGCAAGTGTTGGGCGCAACGCCGATGCCGGGCGCGATGCCGCGTGGACCGCGACCGGCGGCACGCCGACCGCGTCAATGACCGAGCGCTCTGCCGGTTCGGCCACTGTTTCGGCGCCGACGTGGGCAAGGCGCCTACGTTCTGAACAGACCGCCCGTGCACATCGCCACGCTGCCATGCAAGCTGTCCGAGACGGAGACCGGCCGGGAGGCAGCGCCAACCCCTCTCTCAACGACAAGGATGACTAG
- the trbJ gene encoding P-type conjugative transfer protein TrbJ gives MMRRRLLSGLITVSLIAKPMADYVQPAYALIVFDPSNYAQNVLTAARALEQINNQIQSLQNQATMLQNMARNLQRLDFSSVGQLTGSLHRIDGLMDQASGLSFDLGKLQDQWRSQYPESYDATIKVSDVASAARERWQSAMQAFRQTMGVQSQIVENVRADGDLLADLVNRSQGAAGALQASQATNQLIALSTKQQMQIQTLLATQFRAEAEDAARKAQSEEAAREMTKRFLGTGSAYPGN, from the coding sequence ATGATGCGGCGACGCCTTCTCTCCGGCCTGATCACCGTTTCCCTGATCGCCAAGCCTATGGCCGACTATGTGCAGCCCGCCTACGCCCTTATCGTGTTCGATCCGTCCAATTATGCGCAGAACGTGCTGACGGCCGCGCGCGCCCTGGAGCAGATCAACAACCAGATCCAGTCGCTGCAGAATCAGGCGACCATGCTGCAGAACATGGCGCGCAATCTTCAGCGTCTGGATTTCTCTTCCGTTGGCCAACTCACCGGTTCGCTCCATCGCATCGACGGCTTGATGGACCAGGCGAGTGGCCTCAGCTTTGATCTGGGCAAGCTTCAAGACCAGTGGCGCAGCCAATATCCGGAAAGCTACGACGCCACGATCAAGGTCAGCGATGTGGCGAGTGCTGCGCGCGAGCGTTGGCAAAGCGCCATGCAGGCGTTCCGCCAGACCATGGGGGTCCAGTCGCAAATCGTCGAGAACGTCCGCGCCGACGGCGATCTGCTCGCCGATCTCGTCAACCGCAGCCAAGGGGCGGCCGGTGCGCTTCAGGCAAGCCAGGCCACCAACCAGCTGATAGCGCTTTCGACAAAGCAGCAGATGCAGATCCAGACGCTGCTCGCAACGCAGTTTCGAGCTGAGGCCGAGGATGCCGCCCGCAAGGCCCAGTCAGAGGAAGCCGCCCGCGAGATGACGAAGCGATTCTTGGGTACCGGCTCGGCTTATCCCGGCAATTAA
- the trbG gene encoding P-type conjugative transfer protein TrbG, with amino-acid sequence MSPIRAVLILSVSAAVVSACASKKVPPPEISYDAADFKPAAIEKAPERPIRIVEVPKPLPLPGQLQPESGKAEDKRPPEERVADANKAATQQPTKYGYVNAVQVYPFTDGALYQLYAAPERVTDIALQPGEKLTAVSAGDTVRWVIGDTASGTGDNQRTHVLVKPFAPGLATNVVITTDRRTYHLQLQSTEKTAMAAISWTYSQDQIIALRQRNAQAEAVTPVASNIALENLRFRYSISGDTPPWRPTRAFDDGSKVYIEFPRRIDQGEAPPLFIVGADGSSELVNYRVRGNYYIVDRLFAAAELRLGTKQQQVIRISRIDDRQPLRRISLFSRSSR; translated from the coding sequence ATGTCACCGATTCGTGCCGTGCTGATCCTATCGGTGTCGGCAGCGGTCGTTTCCGCTTGTGCATCGAAGAAGGTGCCGCCGCCTGAGATTTCCTATGACGCTGCTGACTTCAAACCGGCCGCGATCGAGAAGGCGCCGGAGAGGCCGATTAGAATTGTCGAGGTGCCAAAACCACTGCCGCTGCCTGGCCAATTGCAGCCCGAGTCCGGCAAGGCCGAGGACAAGCGCCCCCCTGAAGAACGCGTCGCTGATGCCAACAAAGCCGCGACCCAGCAACCCACCAAGTACGGGTATGTTAATGCCGTGCAAGTCTACCCCTTCACCGATGGCGCGCTTTATCAGCTCTATGCCGCGCCGGAGCGCGTGACCGACATCGCTCTGCAGCCGGGCGAGAAACTAACCGCCGTGTCGGCTGGCGACACCGTGCGCTGGGTCATAGGCGATACCGCAAGCGGCACCGGTGACAATCAGCGCACCCATGTTCTGGTGAAACCCTTCGCGCCGGGTCTTGCCACCAATGTCGTCATTACGACGGACCGGCGGACCTATCATTTGCAGCTTCAAAGCACCGAGAAGACAGCAATGGCGGCAATCTCCTGGACCTACAGCCAAGACCAGATCATCGCGCTTCGCCAGCGCAATGCTCAAGCCGAGGCAGTTACACCGGTCGCGTCGAATATCGCGCTCGAAAACCTTCGCTTTCGCTACTCGATCAGTGGCGACACACCGCCCTGGAGACCGACGCGAGCCTTCGACGACGGCAGCAAGGTCTATATTGAGTTCCCTCGTCGCATAGATCAGGGCGAGGCGCCACCACTCTTCATCGTCGGCGCAGATGGGAGCAGCGAGCTCGTCAACTATCGCGTGCGCGGCAACTATTACATCGTCGATCGGCTCTTCGCCGCGGCCGAACTTCGCCTCGGCACCAAGCAGCAGCAGGTGATCCGCATCAGCAGGATTGACGACAGGCAACCGCTACGGCGGATCTCGCTCTTTTCGCGTTCCAGCCGGTGA
- the trbE gene encoding conjugal transfer protein TrbE — MLNLSEYRSKADRLADHLPWAALVAPGIVLNKDGSFQRTLRFRGPDLESATEAELVGICGRANNALRRLGSGWALFFEAERIEALGYPNSHFPDAASWLVDEERRAAFEGKVAHYESRYHVTLVFMPPPDAQARAESALVDSHYSQGERDWRQDLARFRDETNRVLDLFSGFMPEVRVLDDAQTLTYLHGTISPRRHPIMVPETPIYLDAILVDAPLAGGLEPMLGEQHLRTLTILGFPNLTRPGILDALNHQDFAYRWMTRFIPLEKTEATKTLTRLRRQWFAKRKSIVAILREVITNEPVPLVDSDADNKALDADEALQALGGDHVSFGYLTTTVTVWGEDRQAAAEKLRAVERIINGIGFTTIREGVNAVEAWLGSLPGHVYANVRQPLVHTLNLAHLMPLSSVWAGPATNEYLAKVTQTEAPPLLVAETSGSTPFRLSTHVEDVGHMLAVGPTGAGKSVLLALIALQFRRYAGAQVYVFDKGNSARAATLAMGGEHHALGADGSLAFQPLRSINDQASRSWAAEWIASLIAHENVTVTPEVKEAIWSALASLATAPAQERTLTGLSVLLQSNALKSALMPYTLDGPFGRLLDADHDGLALSDVQCFETEELMHSQGALLPVLTYLFQRLEERFDGRPTLIMLDEAWVYLDNPLFAARIREWLKVLRKKNVSVVFATQSLADIAGSAIAPAIIESCPQRIFLPNDRAVEPQARTAYERFGLSERQIELIARATPKRQYYLQSRRGNRLFELGLGPIALALCGASDPATQTLIDRILSEDGQGSFASQFLIARGLDWAGELLKQFPQPDKEQLA; from the coding sequence ATGCTGAACCTTTCGGAATATCGAAGCAAAGCCGACCGGCTTGCCGACCATCTACCCTGGGCTGCCTTGGTGGCGCCCGGCATCGTGCTCAACAAGGACGGCAGCTTTCAGCGGACGTTGCGGTTCCGCGGCCCGGATCTCGAAAGTGCGACGGAGGCTGAACTCGTCGGCATTTGCGGCCGGGCGAACAATGCTCTCAGACGCCTTGGCTCTGGCTGGGCATTGTTCTTTGAGGCCGAGCGCATAGAAGCGCTGGGCTATCCGAACTCGCATTTTCCTGACGCCGCGTCGTGGCTGGTCGACGAAGAACGCCGCGCTGCTTTCGAGGGGAAGGTAGCGCACTACGAGAGCCGCTATCATGTGACCTTAGTGTTTATGCCACCGCCCGACGCCCAGGCGCGCGCGGAAAGCGCGCTCGTCGACTCTCATTATTCCCAAGGAGAAAGAGACTGGCGCCAGGATCTGGCGAGGTTCCGTGACGAGACCAACCGCGTGCTCGATCTCTTCTCGGGCTTCATGCCCGAAGTACGCGTCCTCGATGATGCTCAGACGTTGACCTATCTCCACGGCACGATTTCGCCTCGACGCCATCCTATCATGGTCCCGGAAACGCCGATATATCTGGATGCCATCCTGGTCGATGCGCCGCTTGCCGGTGGCCTGGAGCCGATGCTGGGTGAGCAGCATCTTCGCACACTGACCATCCTCGGCTTTCCGAACCTCACCCGGCCCGGGATTCTCGATGCCCTCAATCATCAGGATTTCGCCTATCGCTGGATGACGCGCTTCATTCCGCTCGAGAAAACGGAAGCCACGAAGACGCTGACGCGGTTGCGCCGGCAGTGGTTTGCCAAGCGCAAATCGATCGTGGCAATCCTACGCGAGGTCATTACCAACGAGCCGGTCCCGCTTGTCGACAGCGATGCCGACAACAAGGCGCTCGATGCCGACGAAGCCCTTCAGGCATTGGGCGGCGATCATGTGAGCTTCGGCTATCTCACCACGACCGTGACGGTGTGGGGCGAGGATCGCCAAGCCGCTGCAGAGAAGCTTCGCGCGGTCGAGCGCATCATCAATGGGATCGGTTTCACCACGATCCGAGAAGGCGTCAATGCGGTCGAGGCTTGGCTCGGCTCATTGCCTGGCCATGTCTACGCTAACGTTCGCCAACCGCTCGTTCATACTTTGAACCTTGCCCATCTCATGCCGCTGTCGTCGGTTTGGGCCGGTCCTGCGACAAACGAGTATCTCGCGAAAGTCACCCAAACCGAAGCGCCACCGCTTCTCGTTGCCGAGACCAGCGGGTCGACACCGTTTCGGCTTTCCACCCACGTCGAAGATGTCGGCCACATGCTGGCTGTTGGTCCGACCGGCGCCGGCAAGTCGGTTCTGCTTGCTCTGATTGCTCTGCAGTTCAGGCGCTATGCCGGCGCCCAGGTTTATGTCTTCGACAAAGGCAATTCGGCCCGTGCTGCAACACTTGCCATGGGTGGAGAACACCACGCGCTAGGAGCGGACGGTTCCCTTGCCTTTCAGCCACTGCGCAGCATCAACGACCAGGCTAGCCGAAGCTGGGCGGCCGAATGGATCGCCAGCCTTATTGCCCACGAGAACGTCACCGTCACGCCGGAGGTGAAGGAGGCTATCTGGTCAGCGCTGGCCAGCCTTGCCACCGCGCCGGCGCAGGAACGCACACTGACCGGCCTTTCGGTCCTGCTTCAATCCAATGCGCTGAAGTCCGCATTGATGCCCTACACGCTCGACGGTCCCTTCGGCCGCCTGCTCGATGCCGATCATGATGGGCTGGCCTTGTCGGATGTGCAGTGTTTCGAGACCGAGGAGCTGATGCACAGCCAAGGCGCTTTGCTGCCGGTGCTTACCTATCTGTTCCAGCGACTTGAGGAACGGTTCGACGGACGGCCCACGCTGATCATGCTCGACGAGGCGTGGGTCTATCTCGACAATCCGCTGTTCGCCGCCCGCATCCGCGAATGGCTGAAGGTGCTGCGAAAGAAGAACGTGTCGGTTGTCTTCGCTACGCAGTCGCTGGCTGATATCGCGGGCTCTGCCATAGCGCCGGCAATCATCGAAAGCTGCCCGCAGCGCATTTTCCTTCCCAATGATCGTGCCGTGGAACCCCAGGCGCGCACAGCCTACGAACGCTTCGGTTTAAGCGAGCGGCAGATCGAATTGATCGCCCGCGCCACGCCGAAGCGTCAGTATTATCTGCAATCGCGCCGCGGCAACCGTCTGTTCGAGCTCGGGCTTGGCCCCATCGCTCTTGCGCTTTGCGGTGCTTCCGATCCGGCCACGCAGACTCTGATCGACAGGATCCTGTCCGAAGACGGGCAAGGCAGCTTTGCCTCGCAGTTCCTGATCGCGCGCGGCCTCGATTGGGCCGGCGAACTTCTCAAGCAATTCCCTCAACCAGACAAGGAGCAATTAGCATGA